One genomic window of Ctenopharyngodon idella isolate HZGC_01 chromosome 18, HZGC01, whole genome shotgun sequence includes the following:
- the fzd9b gene encoding frizzled-9b: MGGSSLKILISLWCQLVIAAYSLEIGSYDPERGRPAKCEPITIPMCQGIGYNLTRMPNFMDHDNQREAAIKLNEFAPLVEYGCDVHLRFFLCSLYAPMCTDQVSTSIPACRPMCEQARQKCSPIMEKFNYAWPDSLDCSKLPTRNDPNALCMEAPENDTKTETKKGEGMLPVPPRPRQPGAGNGRSGGSMGVCENPEKFQYVEKSETCAPRCSSAVDVFWSRQDKDFAFIWMAVWSTLCFVSTAFTVLTFLLDPHRFQYPERPIIFLSMCYNVYSVAFIIRSVAGAENIACDRENGELYIIQEGLESTGCTIVFLILYYFGMASSIWWVILTLTWFLAAGKKWGHEAIESHSSYFHMAAWGIPALKTIVILTMRKVAGDELTGLCYVGSMDVGALTGFVLVPLSCYLVIGTSFILTGFVALFHIRKVMKTEGTNTEKLEKLMVKIGIYSILYTVPATCVIICYFYERLNMDYWKFRGLQSKCTTFPGRRNEDCSLESSVPTVAVFMLKIFMSLVVGITSGVWVWSSKTLQTWQGLCSRKFTDRTCRKHCSGSCSTSHCHYKAPAVILHMSKTDPYSDCPTHV, translated from the coding sequence ATGGGAGGCTCATCTTTGAAAATTCTGATTTCTCTGTGGTGTCAGCTGGTTATTGCTGCCTACAGTTTAGAGATTGGCTCTTATGACCCGGAGAGAGGGAGACCGGCTAAATGCGAGCCTATCACCATCCCTATGTGCCAGGGCATCGGGTACAACCTCACCCGAATGCCCAACTTTATGGACCATGACAATCAGAGGGAAGCTGCGATTAAACTGAATGAATTCGCCCCTCTGGTGGAATATGGCTGTGATGTGCATTTGAGATTTTTCCTCTGCTCTCTTTATGCCCCTATGTGTACGGACCAAGTGTCCACATCCATCCCCGCCTGCCGTCCGATGTGCGAACAGGCACGTCAGAAGTGCTCGCCCATCATGGAGAAGTTTAATTATGCCTGGCCTGATTCTTTGGACTGCTCTAAACTGCCCACCAGGAATGACCCCAACGCACTGTGCATGGAAGCCCCGGAAAATGATACCAAAACTGAGACTAAGAAAGGAGAGGGCATGTTGCCTGTGCCGCCCAGACCCAGGCAGCCTGGCGCTGGGAACGGACGCTCAGGGGGCAGCATGGGAGTTTGTGAAAACCCGGAAAAGTTCCAGTATGTGGAAAAGAGCGAGACGTGCGCTCCACGCTGCTCGTCCGCTGTGGACGTGTTCTGGTCCAGACAGGATAAGGACTTTGCTTTTATTTGGATGGCGGTTTGGTCTACCCTCTGCTTCGTATCCACAGCTTTCACAGTCCTAACCTTCCTCCTAGACCCACACCGCTTCCAGTACCCAGAGCGGCCCATCATCTTCCTCTCCATGTGCTACAACGTTTACTCAGTCGCCTTTATCATTCGATCCGTCGCTGGGGCAGAGAACATCGCATGTGACCGTGAGAATGGCGAGTTGTATATCATCCAAGAAGGCCTGGAGAGTACGGGTTGCACCATAGTCTTCCTCATCCTCTACTATTTTGGCATGGCAAGCTCAATCTGGTGGGTCATCCTCACCCTCACTTGGTTCCTGGCGGCTGGTAAGAAATGGGGTCACGAAGCTATTGAGTCGCACAGCAGCTACTTCCACATGGCTGCTTGGGGCATTCCTGCCCTGAAGACCATAGTCATCCTCACCATGCGGAAAGTTGCGGGCGATGAGCTCACCGGACTGTGCTATGTGGGCAGTATGGATGTGGGGGCGCTAACAGGCTTCGTCCTCGTGCCTCTATCCTGCTATCTTGTCATTGGGACGTCTTTCATCCTGACTGGCTTTGTGGCGCTTTTCCACATCCGGAAGGTGATGAAGACCGAAGGCACCAACACGGAAAAGCTGGAAAAGCTGATGGTGAAAATCGGTATCTACTCCATCCTGTACACAGTTCCCGCCACCTGCGTCATCATTTGCTACTTCTATGAGCGGCTCAACATGGACTACTGGAAATTCCGAGGGCTGCAAAGCAAGTGCACCACATTCCCGGGTCGGAGGAACGAGGACTGCTCTCTGGAGTCTTCGGTGCCCACCGTGGCCGTGTTCATGCTGAAGATCTTCATGTCGCTGGTGGTGGGCATCACCAGTGGCGTGTGGGTCTGGAGCTCCAAGACTCTGCAGACTTGGCAGGGGCTGTGTAGCAGAAAGTTTACAGACAGGACTTGCAGGAAGCACTGCAGCGGGAGCTGCAGCACTAGTCACTGCCACTACAAAGCACCTGCCGTCATACTGCACATGTCCAAGACGGATCCCTACTCGGACTGCCCTACGCATGTATGA